GGCGGTGATGGCGATGTGGAGGCGTTTCCCACAGGCTGCGGCGAGCCGTTCGAGGGCGTCGATACCGGGGATGCGTGCACCGTTCTCCCAGGCGGCGACGGCGGATTGGCTGGTGCTCATGGCTGCGGCGAGCTGGGTTTGGGTGAGGCCGGCCTCGGTGCGGGCGGTGTAGACCAGCTCGGCGAGGTCCATTGCTCGGCCGGCGTCGTGGTAGGCCTGCTGGTAGGTCTGGCGCTGCTCGTCGGTGAGGGCGGCCTGGCGCTGGGCGCGGGCGGTTCGGTAATCGA
The sequence above is drawn from the Mycolicibacterium neoaurum VKM Ac-1815D genome and encodes:
- a CDS encoding helix-turn-helix domain-containing protein, with product MTVKTATAKKTAAPKRAAKKAPAAAKTAATTNGGVDYRTARAQRQAALTDEQRQTYQQAYHDAGRAMDLAELVYTARTEAGLTQTQLAAAMSTSQSAVAAWENGARIPGIDALERLAAACGKRLHIAITAA